The DNA region GTGTGTAATCAGGATATTCATTTCTCAGTATAATAAGAAACATTCCAATAAAAGCTATAGAAATAGAAAAAACAACTATGGCAATTCGAGATGCCTTTTCACTAACTTTAATTATTCTTTCATCTTCCAAAACCTCATCAGTGCTTTTTTTGTAGATATATGATATCATAGTCCCAATTACAATTGCCAGGATGGCTGGAAGGATGGTTCCAAGAGTAACAGATAGTCCCACTATTATTGCCACAAATAGGGTAACAATTATTCTTAAAATCTGATAATTTTTCATAAGATCACCTTAATAGTCTTTTTAGAGGTTTAATATTTTCTGGTGTAGTATAGGTGTGATGCAAAGTACAGCATAAAAAATGAAAACTGTTTTTTTGTTTATTTTATAAATATCCATTTCAGTTAATATCCATTTCATTTCCACCCATGTAAATAGTACTTAACATTATGTTATATAAACTTTACTAAAAGTAAAGTATGTTATTCTATTACTATACTGTAAAATACTATAAATCCAAAAAAAATTTTAAAAATCAATTTTTACCCCTTTAAAAATCGTGGGTTGGTAGAAATACCATCCAAATGTATAAAATCATTAAAATTATGTTTAATACAGCACTATAATATTAAGATCAAAAAACAAATAATAACAGGAAAATGTTTACCAGCAATCCAGGTGGGTTTTTATTTGAACAAAAACACTGATGATCTTCTTAAAATTATAAAAAATCAGTTTAACCTTGAAGAGGACGATCTGGGAGTATTACGCAGGGAATTTGATGAGTTTTATCTTTCCTTCAGTTCCAATGGCCCTCTAAAACTAGTAGAAGAAAAAGAGTCCCCTGCACCTTCCTACTGGATTGTTACACCTAAAAGCAGTCATGACAAAATTATTCTATTTTTCCATGGAGGTGGTTTTAACATGGGTTCCACCCATGGCCATCAGGACCTCTGCCAGAGATTATCCAAACACACCGGTTACTCAGTTTTCAGTGTTGATTATCGTCTGGCACCGGAAAATCCCTTTCCTGCGGCAGTAGAAGACTGCATCCGATCCTATCTCTGGCTACTGGATGAAGGATTCAAGGCCCATGATATAGTTATATCTGGAATTTCTGCCGGAGGTAACCTGGCTCTTTCCACCATCATTGCATTGAAGAAAATAGAAGAAGAATTACCACTCTGCCTAGTTTGTATGTCCCCTGCAGTAGACCTCACATTTCCAGTTGTTTACAACCATTTGAAGGATGTAAAAGACTGGATTAACCATGAAAGACTTGAAAAAGTTAAGGAACTGTATTTACAGGAACAAAGCCCATTTAATCCTCTTGCTTCACCAATTTACGGAGATTTAGATGGTTTCCCACCCCTTATGCTTCAGGCAGGGAGTCGAGAACTTCTACTTTGTGATATTAATCGTTTCAAAGGCCTGGCAGTCCAAAAAGATGTGAAAGTGAATCTGGAAGTTTGGCAGGACATGTTTCACTGCTGGCAGATTTTTTATTCCCACCTACCTGGAGCCGACGAACCTGTGAGGAGCATAGGTGAATTTATAAAGGAAATATCAGGAGAAGTCCCACAAAAATAATCATTTGATAAAATCACGACATAAATATAACTTAAAGAGATAGAAGCTAAAAATAGATAGGGGAGAGGAAAAATGAATCTGGAACAATACCGTTATTTTCTAAAGGACTCCATAAGGAAAACCATAGATTTCTCCAGTACAGATCAAAGCAAAGGAATCAAAGCTCCGCCCATTGAAAAACCTTATTCTCCAGGTTCGAAGAAATTCGGTCTTGTTAACGCTGATTGGAGCAAACATTTTAACATTTCTCTTTCGGAAGCTATTAAAAATCGGGAAAGCCGCAGAAGATATAAAAAACACCCGTTAACACTTTTTGAACTATCATTTCTCCTCTGGGCAACTCAAGGGGTGCGCAAACATGTTGGTGATTATGCTTTCCGCAATGTTCCATCAGCTGGTTGTCGTCATACCCTGGAAACTTATTTGGCGATTTTTAATGTGGAAAAAACTGAAAATGGAGAAAAATTTGAACCAGGAATATATCGTTACCTACCTTTAACCCATGAACTGCTTTTTGAATTCAAAAAAGACCATCTTCAGGAAAAGATGATCAAAGCCACTTTCGGTCAAACATTCGTCGGACAATCCGCAGTGACTTTCATATGGACTGCTATCCCCTATCGTATGGAATGGAGATATGGGTTGGACTCTCATAAAGTGATAGCCATGGATGCCGGACATGTGGGGCAGAATATGTATCTGGCCTGTGAAGCAATTGGAGCAGGAACATGTGCTATAGGAGCCTATGATCAGGAATACCTGGATGATTTATTACATTTAGATGGTAAAGAAGAATTTGCCATCTATTTAACTCCAGTGGGAAACATTGATAAGGAATAAAAAAGGGGTAAGTGAATTCTTTTTAGACCAAGTCGATTATGAAATCATAACCACAACACAAAATAACTTGGTGATTTTAAAAAACTATTATTAGAAACCATTATTAAAACAAGTTTACAGAAGAAGTTGGTATGGGAGGTAATCTTTTGAATAAAGTTCTGATGTTATGTGCCAGTCCTCGAAAAGAGAGTAACACCATGCATGTTTTGGAAGAATGTGCAAAGAAGATAGAAGAAAATGGTCTTCAAACCGAAATAATATCTTTAAGGCAGAAGAAGATCCGTTCCTGTATTGCCTGTGGAAAATGCGCAGAATTACATCAATGTGCTCTTAAAGACTGTGTTAATGATATCATCGAAAAGATTAAAGAATCAGAAGGTTTCATTATCGGATCTCCCGTATACTTTGGAACTGCCAGGGGAGACCTGATGTCAGCCCTGCAGAGGATTGGGATGGTGAGTATGAAATCCGGAAACTTCCTATCATGGAAAGTGGGAGGACCAATTGCTGTGGCCCGGAGAGGGGGACACACTGCCACAATACAGGAAATGCTCATGTTTTTCTTCATCAACGACATGATCGTCCCGGGAAGCACCTACTGGAACATGGCCTTTGGATTGGAACCCGGAGAGGTTGAAGAAGACCTAGAAGGTGTCGAAACCATCCGTAGATTTGGAGATAACGTTGCGAAACTCATTAAAAAAATAAATGATGATTGATTGAAATGAATAATTAAATATTGAATCATATCCTGATTGATAAATAGATAAAATGCCAGAACAAGAACTTTACCGTAAATTTGCCAATTATTATGATCTCATTTACCAGTGGATGGATTATGAGGGCGAATCAGAATTCATCAAAATGGTTGTTGAAGATTATAAAACCTCTGAAGGTATGGATCTTTTGGATGTAGCCTGTGGAACCGGAGGCCATGCCCAATACCTTCAGGATTCCTTTAACATAGTAGGGCTGGATATAAACCATGAAATGTTGGAAATTGCCCAGGAAAAACTTCCAGGAATAGAATTTGTAGAGGGAGATATGAAAAAAATGGATCTTCCCCACAAATTTGACTCTATCCTCTGCCTGTTTTCAGCCATAAATTACCACACAACCATGGATGAGCTTGAGGGAACTTTCAAAAGATTTTATGAGCACCTGAAATCTGGTGGTGTTCTCATATTTGATCTGGGTTTTTGCACAGAGAATTGGGAAGAAGGCAGGATGTTGGTGGATGCAGTGGTCCAAGGGGATCTGCAATTGGCCCGAATATCACAAAGTCGATTATATCATGGAGTTTTCAATGCCAACTTCGTCTTCCTGGTGAAAGAGGATGGTAAAATGGATTTTGAAATTGACCAGCACCAGATTGGGGTTTTTCCCACTTCAGAAGTTGCAAAGATCCTGGAAAAAACTGGTTTTGAAAATCACATCTACAATGGCTACAATGATCTTCCCTGGGATAAAAAATCTGATGAAAGACCTGTTTTTGTCAGTATTAAAAAATAGTTCAATACGCAGTTCATATGTAGTTTAATTTGTTCAAATAAGTTATTTAAGATAGAAAAATCTTCATACTTCTCAAAATGTAGGAGGAATCATATCATGAAAATTGCGGTTGCAACGTCCGACCATGTCAATGTCGATCACTTCGGCAGAACTAAAGGATTCACCATATATCAGTGGGGTGGGGATGATCCAGAATATATCAAATACATTGAAACTAACATCGACCCTGAAGCCAAACATCAGTGGCAGCAGGGGCTCAGTATTTTGGGAGATTGTGAAGTTGTAATTGCCGCCCAAGCTGGAATGACCGCCAAATATGGGATTAAAAAGGCTAATTTGAAGCTGGTTGAGGATGAAGGAACTGTTGAAGAAGTCCTAAACCGTTTCATAGATCATGAAATGTTTATGAATAAACCTATCTGAGTCAATACTCAACATTTTAACAATAATTCCATTAAAAATCAATCCAGGAACATGTTTTCCAATCATAAAACCAGGATAATGTCTTTAGGATTATCTGGATGTACCATAACCTGGATTTTTCTACCCACTGGGATTGAACCCATATCCAGCAGATTTACGATTTCTTTATGTTCCAATTCGTAGGGTTCATCAAAGGGAGTGGTTATTAAAAGTTTGAATTTGACCTCCGGTTGCTCATTGATGTAAGTGCCAGTCTGTTCCCTGCTCAATATCTCTGCTTCGCCCTTTATACCATCATTGATGAGGAAAGTTTCCCGATCATTGATTCTTTTGTAGTAGTAATAAACTCCAAAGGCCCCCAAAAGTGGAAAAACTATGAATGCACCACCCATCACAAATAAAAAAGTATTGAGTGGATAACCATCATCAGTAAGGGCTTCAGGAGATACCATCATCCCATAAACAATCATTCCCACACCAACCAACAGCATAGGAACAGTAGTTATTATCCAGATTTTATTTGATACTTTCCACATTACATTCCCCCCTACCTTCATAATCGATATTTTACCAGTTATTAATCCATTACCTAAAATTTTTATATATTTAATATTAAATTAACAGTTTCCAAAATTACACTAAGTTTTGAGTCTATTTTAATTGACATGCTACTGATTCAGTCAAAGTTAAATTAGTTATTCAGTTACCTCAACTACTTCCTATGCCAATTCAATGCATATAATCTGTAATATTTTTATTTTTTATTAATTGAAATAATGATCATATAAAATATTAGAATTTTAGATAATTTACAGTAAGACTTTTAGATAATTTGGAGTTGAAAATAGGAAGGTGGTAAAAATGCCTACAGTTCATGTAAATGTATGGAAAGGTTTCAAACAAGAAAATGTCACATATTTAATTGAAAATTTGACTAAAGTCTTTGTAGATTTGGGTATTCCAGCAGACGCTGTGGAAATCCTAATACATGAAGTGCCACAATCGCATTGGGGTATCGGCGGAATACCTGCTTCAGAAAAATTTAAGGACGTTAAAATCCCAGGATGGGATTAATAACTGATACAATAACCTAAAACATTTCCCCAAAGCCCATGTTGGCCAGATTAATGGTTTAAT from Methanobacterium petrolearium includes:
- a CDS encoding flavodoxin family protein, which produces MNKVLMLCASPRKESNTMHVLEECAKKIEENGLQTEIISLRQKKIRSCIACGKCAELHQCALKDCVNDIIEKIKESEGFIIGSPVYFGTARGDLMSALQRIGMVSMKSGNFLSWKVGGPIAVARRGGHTATIQEMLMFFFINDMIVPGSTYWNMAFGLEPGEVEEDLEGVETIRRFGDNVAKLIKKINDD
- a CDS encoding NifB/NifX family molybdenum-iron cluster-binding protein; amino-acid sequence: MKIAVATSDHVNVDHFGRTKGFTIYQWGGDDPEYIKYIETNIDPEAKHQWQQGLSILGDCEVVIAAQAGMTAKYGIKKANLKLVEDEGTVEEVLNRFIDHEMFMNKPI
- a CDS encoding alpha/beta hydrolase, with protein sequence MNKNTDDLLKIIKNQFNLEEDDLGVLRREFDEFYLSFSSNGPLKLVEEKESPAPSYWIVTPKSSHDKIILFFHGGGFNMGSTHGHQDLCQRLSKHTGYSVFSVDYRLAPENPFPAAVEDCIRSYLWLLDEGFKAHDIVISGISAGGNLALSTIIALKKIEEELPLCLVCMSPAVDLTFPVVYNHLKDVKDWINHERLEKVKELYLQEQSPFNPLASPIYGDLDGFPPLMLQAGSRELLLCDINRFKGLAVQKDVKVNLEVWQDMFHCWQIFYSHLPGADEPVRSIGEFIKEISGEVPQK
- a CDS encoding class I SAM-dependent DNA methyltransferase, whose translation is MPEQELYRKFANYYDLIYQWMDYEGESEFIKMVVEDYKTSEGMDLLDVACGTGGHAQYLQDSFNIVGLDINHEMLEIAQEKLPGIEFVEGDMKKMDLPHKFDSILCLFSAINYHTTMDELEGTFKRFYEHLKSGGVLIFDLGFCTENWEEGRMLVDAVVQGDLQLARISQSRLYHGVFNANFVFLVKEDGKMDFEIDQHQIGVFPTSEVAKILEKTGFENHIYNGYNDLPWDKKSDERPVFVSIKK
- a CDS encoding SagB/ThcOx family dehydrogenase — translated: MNLEQYRYFLKDSIRKTIDFSSTDQSKGIKAPPIEKPYSPGSKKFGLVNADWSKHFNISLSEAIKNRESRRRYKKHPLTLFELSFLLWATQGVRKHVGDYAFRNVPSAGCRHTLETYLAIFNVEKTENGEKFEPGIYRYLPLTHELLFEFKKDHLQEKMIKATFGQTFVGQSAVTFIWTAIPYRMEWRYGLDSHKVIAMDAGHVGQNMYLACEAIGAGTCAIGAYDQEYLDDLLHLDGKEEFAIYLTPVGNIDKE
- a CDS encoding DUF2178 domain-containing protein, with translation MKNYQILRIIVTLFVAIIVGLSVTLGTILPAILAIVIGTMISYIYKKSTDEVLEDERIIKVSEKASRIAIVVFSISIAFIGMFLIILRNEYPDYTQAGFTLSYAAVALLAIYYIFYGYYNKKYGS
- a CDS encoding tautomerase family protein, with the protein product MPTVHVNVWKGFKQENVTYLIENLTKVFVDLGIPADAVEILIHEVPQSHWGIGGIPASEKFKDVKIPGWD